From a region of the Fischerella sp. JS2 genome:
- a CDS encoding DUF5132 domain-containing protein, whose protein sequence is MAPKITDFVEDAGAPGIIAGIGAVILAPVVIPVVAGVGKPIAKSLIKGGLVLYEKSKGAFAELGETWEDMVAEARAELAESKQLPAVEAADNISDNGA, encoded by the coding sequence ATGGCACCAAAAATAACTGACTTTGTAGAAGATGCTGGCGCACCTGGAATTATTGCAGGTATTGGTGCAGTTATCCTAGCACCTGTTGTGATTCCAGTAGTAGCTGGAGTTGGTAAACCAATAGCTAAGTCCTTGATCAAAGGCGGACTGGTTCTTTATGAAAAGAGCAAAGGAGCTTTTGCAGAATTAGGCGAAACCTGGGAAGACATGGTAGCCGAAGCTAGAGCAGAACTCGCTGAATCTAAGCAACTGCCAGCCGTTGAAGCTGCTGATAATATATCTGACAATGGTGCATAA